CTACTTCAATTTTAGTGTTTATGGCACAATGCTTTAGGTAGGGTGGTAGCGTTGCTCACCCCTTAATTGGGCGTTAGCCGTCAAAGCACATAAATAGGAAAGGAGTACTAAATTGAAAATTGCGTTAGTCACTGGTGGTTCAAAAGGTATCGGTTTGTATTCAGTTCTTCGGCTCGTGAGGCAGGGATATAAAGTTGTTACGTGCTCACGTTCGAAGGAGATTTGGCTTGATGTTATGCAAAAATATCCAGAATTAAAATCTGTTGATTACCAGTCGGTTGATATTGCGGATGAGCAACAATTAGACGGTTTATTTGCTCATATTGCAGACCACTACGGGAAATTGGATGTAGCGGTCAACAACGCTTCTCCGGCTCTTGCTTCTAGAGGCTATCTGCCTCAAGTCGATGTACCACTTCTCAAAGAAACACTTCATGTGGACTTTTTGTGCCAAGCCTTGTGTTTGAGGTCTGAATTGAAACTAATGGAAGCTGGTGCATCCATAGTAAATGTAAGTTCTGTTAATGGTCTTAGGCCAACACCCAATGCATCAATGTATAGTGCTGCTAAGCACGCCCTTGAGGGGCTAACGAGATCAGTTGCCCTAGAAAGTATCAAATCTGGAATTCGAATCAATGCGGTTGCTCCTGGTGTAACGTGGACTCCCAGATGGGAAGAAAGGCAACTTGAAAACTCTAATATCCGCGCTGATGTTTCTGACGTAGTACCTATCAATCGTTTTGGGGAAATCGACGAAATCGTCAATGCAATTGAGTTTTTATTATCAGATAAAGCCAGCTATATAGTTGGTCACACGTTAGTAGTTGATGGTGGGCTATCGTTGGCATGAGCGGCTAACAAACAATTTAAGAGTGATTCAGCACGCTTGGCATTTTTGGTTTGGGTTGAGTTCGGTGTTTACGGTGGTAAAGTTGAGTGCCGTGGTCGCGTGCTTCACACCTTAATTGGGCGTTAGGTTGCTTTAAGTTTGTACGGCTTTTTAGTCTTGATATCAGCCACTTCAATAATCTCATTTGTTGCGAATTTTAGCGGCTACGTGGCTCGAAGCTCTTCAGGTGAAAGTTTTATTTAGTTGGCAAGCTTTCACGTCAGTAGCTGAGGCTTTTCCGTTTTAAGTGCTTTTGGCCAAGTTTGTTCGTTGAAAGTTCGCTATCTCTATCCGGTTAGTTTTTTTTGCTTCAGCGAGCCACCGCAAAAAACAGTGACGTGGTTATTATCCAGCTTTGGTGGTTGTTGCGGTGCAGTTAGCTTTGTTGTTTCATGGTTTAGCACTATAGCTCAAGCTGGCAAAGGTGTTCGTAATGAGCATACCTAACAATCTACTTAAGACGGACAACCAACGCTTGGTGATTTTGTGTCTGGTTTAGTACTGTGTTTAAGGTGGTTTGCTGGAGCTTTGTGGTATGGTTGGTTGCCGCTTAGCAAGGGCGTTAGGTTGCTTTAAGTGTTTGCGGTTTGTAGTTTTGTAATCAGCCACTTCGAATCCTTTTATTGTCGCTAGTGTCAGCGGCCATGTAGCTCGAACATTTTCAGGTGAAGGTTTCATTCAACTGGCATGCTTTGATGTTAGTGGTTGAGTGTTTCTCGTTTAAAGTGCTCTTGGCCAAGTTTGTTCGTTGAAAATTCGTTCTCTCAATTTGGTTAGCTTTTTTGCTTCAGTGAACCACCGCAAAAATAGTGACGTTGTTGCTATTCAGTTTCGGTGGTTATTGCGGTGTAGTTGGCTTTGGTGCTTCATGGGTTAGTCCTATAGCTCAAGCTAGCTAAAGTGTTCGTAATGAGCATACCTAACAATAAGCTCAAGACGGACAACCAACGCTTGGCGATTTTGTGTCTGGTTATGTTTAGTGTTTACGGTGGTTTGCTGTAGTTTTGTGTTATTGTTGGTCGCCGCTTAGCAAGGGCGTTAGGTTGCTTTAAGTTTGCACTGTTTTTTAGTTTGGCAGTCAGCCACTTCAATAATCTTGTTTGTCGCGAATCTCAGCGGCCATGTGGCTCAAACGTTTTCAGGTGAAAGTTTCTTCAACTGGTAAGCTTTGACGTTAGTGGCTGAGTGTTTTCTTGTTTTAAGTGCTCTTGGCCAAGCTTGTTCGTTGAAAGTGATCTATCTCCATCCGATTAGTTTTTTGCTTCAGTGAACCACCGCAAAAAAGTGATGTGATTGCTATTCAGTTTCGGTGGTGATTGCGGTGCAGTTGGCTTCGGTGTTTCATGGGCTGGTCCTATAGCTCAAGCTAGCAAAGGCACTCGAAATGAGCATACCTAACCATCCGCTCAAGACGGACAACCAACGCTTGGCGGCTTTGGGTCTGGTTGGGTATCGTGTTTACGGTGGTTTGTCTGAGTTTTGTGGTATCGTTGGTAGCCGCTTAGCAAGGGCGTTAGGTTGCTTTGGATTTGAACGGTTTGTAGTTTGGTGCTCAGCCACTTCAACTGCTTTGTTTATCGCGAATTTCAGCAGCTGTGTGGCTCGAACTTTTTCAGGTGAAGGCTTCATTTAGTTGGCAAGCTTTGACGTTAGTGGCTGAGTGTTTTCTTGTTTTAAGTGCTCTTGGCCAAGCTTGTTCGTTGAAAGTTAGCTATCTCCATCCGGTTAGTTTTTGGCTTCAGCGAACCACCGCAAAAAACAGTGACGAGGTTATTATTCAGCTTTGGTGATGATTGCGGTGCATTGAGCTTTGGTGTTTGATAGTTTAGTCCTATAGCTTAAGCTAGCAAAAGCGCTTGTAATGAGCATACCTAACCATCCGCTCAAGACGGACAACCAACGCTTAGCGGTTTTGTATCTGGTAGTGCTCAGTGTTTACGGTGGTTTGTCTGAGCTTTGTGATATTGTTGGTAGCCGCTTAGCAAGGGCGTTAGGTTGCTTTAAGTTTGTACGGTTTTTTAGTTTGGCAGTCAGCCACTTCAATAATCGTATTTGTCTCGAATTTAAACGGCCATGTGGCCCTAACTTTTTCTGGTGAAAGATTCATTTAATTAGTAATCTTTGGCGTCAGTGGCTGAGTGTTTTCTGTTTTAAGTGCTCTTGCCCAAGTTTATGCATTAGTAGTTAGTTATCTCGATTTGGTTAGTTTTTTTGCTTCAGTAAACCACCGCAAAAATAGTGACGCGGTTGTTGTTCGGCTTTGGTGGTTATTGCGGTGCATTGAGCTTTGTAGTTTCATAGCTTAGTCCTATAGTTCAAGCTAGCAAAGGTGTTTGTAATGAGCATACCTAACAATCCGCTCAAGACGGACAACCAACGCTTGGCAGTTTTGTGTCTGGTTATGTGTGGTGTTTAGGGCGGTTTGTCTGAGTTTTGTGGTATCGTTGGTAGCCGCTTAGCAAGGGCGTTAGCTCTCAAGTGAGGAATTATGGAAACATTAGCACTAATAGCAAAAACTATAGCGATCATATCCGCTTGTTGGGCAATAATTTCTGGTGTAGGTGCTTGGAAGCGAGAGTTCATTGGCAAGCGTAGAATTGAACTGGCGGAAGAAGTATTAGCTTGTTTTTTCGAAATTAAAGATGCTATAGCGGTAATCCGTAGCCCATTTGCCTCAGCGAGCGAAGGTTCATCTCGGGTTAAAGGTGAAACGGAAAGCAAAGAAGAATCGGAGTTACTAGATCGCGGGTATATTGTCTTTGAGCGCTACGAATCTAGAAAAGAAGTTTTTACGAAATTCCAAACGATGAAATATAGGTTTATGGCCTCATTTGGTGCGGAGAGTGAAGAGGTTTTTATTGAAACGAATAAAGTACTTAATAGTATCTTTGCCTCATCGAGACAATTAGCAACACACTACTGGCAACGTCAAGGTCGTGTCCCTATGAGTGATGACGAGTTTCAAAGGCATCTAGAACAAATGAGAATCCATGAAGGGATATTCTGGGACTCATTTGCAGAGGACGATACGATTCGAATTAAGCTAGAAGTAATTCAAAGTGACTTAGAAAAAGTTACAAAACCGTGCTTTGAAGAGCCAATGACAACATATACATGGTTAACTAAAAAGCTAGGTACAAATGAGAGCTAACAAAGCATTTAAGAGTGATTCGCAACGCTTGGCAGTTTCGCTTCGCTCAAGTATAGCCAAGCGCCGCTCACACCTTAATGCGGCGTTATAGCTACTGGAG
This sequence is a window from Vibrio coralliilyticus. Protein-coding genes within it:
- a CDS encoding SDR family NAD(P)-dependent oxidoreductase, translated to MKIALVTGGSKGIGLYSVLRLVRQGYKVVTCSRSKEIWLDVMQKYPELKSVDYQSVDIADEQQLDGLFAHIADHYGKLDVAVNNASPALASRGYLPQVDVPLLKETLHVDFLCQALCLRSELKLMEAGASIVNVSSVNGLRPTPNASMYSAAKHALEGLTRSVALESIKSGIRINAVAPGVTWTPRWEERQLENSNIRADVSDVVPINRFGEIDEIVNAIEFLLSDKASYIVGHTLVVDGGLSLA